One region of Aureibacillus halotolerans genomic DNA includes:
- a CDS encoding NAD(P)/FAD-dependent oxidoreductase, protein MKQVVILGGGYGGLRILQRLLTGDLPKEVHITLIDRVPYHCMKTEYYALAAGTISDQDVRVPFPEHEQLSIINGEVTGINLETKAVTMMAKEAVPYDELIVALGCEDKFHNVPGTKEYTCSIQSIEKSRQSSQLLNNLRHGGSVGIVGAGLSGVELASELCESRPDLKIMLFDRGEYILSNFPKRLSNYVQKWFTEHGVKVINRSNITKVEEHTLYNNGEPVSCDVIVWTAGIQAHHLVRSLPIEQDHAGRAVLTKHHYLPDYDNVFIVGDCASLPQAPSAQLAEAQGDQVAQVLQLRWRGEALPESFPPFKLKGVLGSLGKKHGFGLVGERPLIGRVPRLLKSGVLWMYKNHSG, encoded by the coding sequence ATGAAGCAGGTTGTCATACTTGGAGGCGGATACGGGGGTCTTCGCATTTTACAGCGACTGTTAACCGGTGATTTGCCAAAAGAGGTTCATATTACACTCATTGATCGGGTGCCCTACCATTGCATGAAAACGGAGTATTATGCCCTTGCAGCTGGGACGATTTCAGATCAGGACGTGCGTGTCCCATTCCCTGAACATGAGCAGCTTTCGATTATAAATGGAGAAGTTACTGGGATTAATCTTGAAACGAAAGCGGTCACTATGATGGCTAAAGAAGCTGTACCTTATGATGAGTTGATTGTCGCTTTGGGATGTGAAGATAAATTTCATAATGTCCCAGGAACTAAAGAATATACGTGCAGCATTCAATCCATTGAAAAAAGCAGACAAAGCAGCCAGCTATTAAACAATCTACGTCACGGAGGCTCTGTTGGAATTGTTGGCGCAGGGCTAAGCGGGGTTGAGCTTGCGAGTGAGCTTTGCGAAAGCCGTCCTGATTTGAAGATTATGCTGTTTGATCGTGGTGAGTACATTCTCTCCAATTTTCCTAAGCGTCTTAGCAATTATGTTCAGAAATGGTTTACTGAGCATGGTGTGAAAGTGATCAACCGTTCAAATATTACTAAGGTAGAAGAACATACGTTATATAATAACGGGGAGCCTGTTTCCTGTGATGTGATTGTTTGGACTGCTGGTATTCAAGCACACCATCTCGTTCGTAGCCTTCCTATTGAGCAAGACCACGCTGGGCGTGCCGTTTTAACGAAGCACCATTACCTGCCAGATTATGACAACGTATTTATTGTTGGCGATTGCGCCAGTTTACCACAAGCCCCAAGTGCACAACTTGCCGAAGCTCAAGGGGATCAAGTTGCTCAAGTCCTTCAGTTACGCTGGCGAGGAGAAGCGTTGCCTGAATCCTTCCCACCATTTAAATTAAAAGGTGTGCTTGGTTCATTAGGGAAGAAGCACGGCTTCGGTCTTGTTGGTGAACGTCCGTTAATTGGTAGAGTGCCTCGTCTATTAAAATCCGGTGTGTTATGGATGTACAAAAACCACAGCGGTTAA
- a CDS encoding HesB/IscA family protein produces the protein MIEITEAAAYQVREMKTAEGNNELFLRVSVKGGGCSGLSYGMGFEEEAQSDDLQYEFHDDIKVLLNKQDAPILKGTVIDYKQNMMGGGFTIENPNAVATCGCGSSFKTAVNEGTPEKC, from the coding sequence ATGATAGAAATTACAGAAGCAGCCGCCTATCAGGTGCGTGAAATGAAAACAGCAGAAGGTAATAATGAGTTGTTCTTACGTGTGTCGGTCAAAGGTGGGGGCTGTAGTGGCTTGTCCTACGGCATGGGCTTTGAAGAAGAAGCTCAATCTGATGATCTACAATATGAATTTCATGACGACATTAAAGTATTATTGAATAAACAAGACGCGCCTATTTTAAAAGGGACCGTTATTGATTATAAACAAAACATGATGGGTGGCGGATTTACGATCGAAAATCCAAATGCCGTTGCAACATGTGGGTGCGGTTCATCATTTAAAACGGCTGTAAACGAAGGAACACCAGAAAAGTGTTAA
- the thrB gene encoding homoserine kinase has product MNDMWMIRVPASTSNLGPGFDSIGMAVDRFLELTVTPADQWFFKGCTPELESLPTGKDNLLYEVADKLARAQGVSLEEFPHHVAVDSNIPLARGLGSSASAIVAAIELVNQIGQLNLSKEEKLRIASLEEGHLDNVAASVYGGLIIGSHREECTDLIHIDKLDDIAFVAVIPTYELKTSESRKVLQDHFSRQEAVEASSVANTLVAALCTTNWVLAGKMMELDLFHEKARSALVPELQLVRKAAKAAGAYGTFLSGAGPTTLSMVPVKAAQDIAAALHEVVPNAEVTILKPELQGATVCDMKEASLLK; this is encoded by the coding sequence ATGAATGACATGTGGATGATACGAGTTCCGGCGAGTACATCCAATCTTGGACCCGGGTTTGATTCGATAGGAATGGCGGTCGATCGGTTTCTAGAATTGACCGTTACTCCAGCAGATCAGTGGTTCTTTAAAGGATGTACACCGGAGTTGGAAAGCCTTCCGACGGGTAAAGATAATCTTCTTTACGAAGTTGCGGACAAGCTGGCTCGAGCTCAAGGGGTTTCCCTTGAGGAGTTTCCACATCACGTTGCTGTCGATAGCAATATTCCGCTCGCGCGCGGTCTCGGGAGCTCAGCTTCAGCGATTGTGGCAGCCATTGAACTGGTCAACCAGATCGGGCAACTTAATCTTTCCAAAGAAGAAAAGCTTCGTATTGCTAGCCTTGAAGAAGGTCATTTAGACAATGTGGCAGCTTCCGTTTATGGGGGTCTGATCATTGGGTCACATCGGGAAGAGTGCACAGATCTTATTCACATCGACAAGCTGGATGATATTGCATTTGTAGCGGTCATTCCTACCTATGAACTAAAGACATCCGAGTCTCGAAAGGTCCTGCAAGATCACTTTTCCAGACAAGAGGCGGTTGAAGCGAGTAGCGTTGCCAACACACTAGTGGCAGCCCTGTGCACGACAAACTGGGTGCTAGCGGGGAAAATGATGGAGCTTGATCTTTTTCATGAAAAGGCACGTTCTGCTCTTGTTCCTGAGCTTCAGCTTGTCAGAAAAGCAGCAAAAGCAGCAGGTGCGTACGGTACATTTTTGAGTGGTGCAGGACCAACGACATTAAGCATGGTCCCTGTAAAAGCAGCGCAAGACATTGCAGCTGCTTTACACGAAGTTGTTCCAAATGCAGAAGTGACCATTTTGAAGCCAGAGCTTCAAGGTGCAACAGTTTGCGATATGAAAGAAGCATCTCTTCTGAAGTAG
- a CDS encoding NifU family protein, which translates to MNEQVQEVLDKLRPFLLRDGGDVELVDVDEGIVKLRLMGACGTCPSSTITLKAGIERALLAEVPGVREVEQVF; encoded by the coding sequence ATGAACGAACAGGTACAAGAAGTACTTGATAAGCTTCGTCCGTTTTTGCTTCGCGACGGTGGCGATGTCGAACTCGTTGACGTAGACGAAGGTATTGTAAAATTACGTTTGATGGGTGCTTGTGGCACATGTCCGAGCTCTACCATTACGTTAAAAGCAGGCATAGAGCGCGCTCTCCTTGCTGAGGTTCCTGGCGTGCGCGAAGTCGAGCAAGTCTTTTAA
- a CDS encoding DUF86 domain-containing protein has translation MELKTLYFVDRTLIEEQLTYIERLNDIYRTQRSWVSDIDQLAFERMVQGWIEAVVDTGNLLIDGYFMRDPGSYEDIIAIMEDEQVVSKKESQQLLKLLEQRGHVVRQFYRIDSVTLQETVKASWEALQSFPEAVRSFMKQETSVHAFKAENKQDKDREEPTS, from the coding sequence ATGGAGTTGAAGACATTGTATTTTGTGGATCGTACACTTATTGAGGAACAGCTAACCTATATAGAGCGACTTAACGACATTTACAGGACACAACGTTCATGGGTCTCAGACATTGATCAATTAGCCTTCGAACGTATGGTCCAAGGTTGGATTGAAGCCGTTGTCGATACGGGGAATTTGCTCATTGATGGCTATTTCATGCGGGACCCTGGCAGCTATGAAGATATTATTGCAATTATGGAGGACGAGCAGGTGGTCTCGAAGAAAGAAAGTCAGCAGCTCTTGAAGCTGTTAGAGCAGCGAGGCCATGTTGTGAGGCAATTTTACCGTATCGATAGTGTTACCCTCCAAGAGACGGTTAAAGCAAGCTGGGAGGCTCTTCAGTCGTTTCCAGAGGCGGTCCGAAGCTTTATGAAACAAGAAACCTCTGTTCATGCCTTCAAGGCAGAGAACAAACAGGATAAGGATAGAGAGGAACCTACATCATGA
- a CDS encoding homoserine dehydrogenase, giving the protein MKNHVSIGLLGLGTVGTGVAEIIYRHQDQLMHKVGCPIQIEKVLVKDGTKERGWPANDIVLTENPYDVLDDPELDLIVEVMGGVDETKEYLIRALENKKSVITANKDLMAVHGPELHEIARANGCDLYYEASVAGGIPILRSLSDGLASDRITKMMGIVNGTTNYILTKMIQDSRSFDDVLFEAQKLGYAEADPTSDVEGIDAARKMAILATLGFSMNVGLQDVDIKGISQVSGEDLAFSKKMGYVMKLIGIAERDGDEIEISVQPTLLPATHPLAAVNDEFNAVYVYGESVGETMFYGPGAGKLPTATAVVSDVIAVIKNMRLGVSGKTVVTPQYEKKLKSDESIRSKYFFRLRVKDEVGVFSKMTQLFAANNIGFERIMQLPLEDEPGIAEIVLITHSAQKSAYERIVNELNDLDVVFQINSSYRVEGE; this is encoded by the coding sequence TTGAAGAATCATGTTTCTATTGGATTGTTAGGATTAGGCACAGTTGGCACAGGTGTGGCTGAAATCATTTATCGCCATCAAGATCAATTGATGCATAAGGTCGGCTGTCCAATACAAATTGAAAAAGTACTCGTGAAAGACGGCACTAAGGAACGTGGATGGCCAGCAAATGACATCGTCCTCACTGAAAATCCATACGACGTATTGGATGACCCTGAATTGGACCTCATTGTAGAGGTCATGGGGGGCGTAGATGAAACAAAAGAATATCTCATCCGAGCGCTTGAAAACAAAAAAAGCGTTATTACTGCAAATAAGGACTTAATGGCTGTACATGGACCTGAGCTGCATGAGATCGCACGGGCAAATGGCTGTGATCTTTACTATGAAGCAAGTGTTGCGGGAGGAATCCCAATTTTAAGAAGCTTGTCTGACGGGCTCGCGTCCGATCGGATTACGAAAATGATGGGCATTGTTAATGGAACGACCAATTACATTCTTACAAAAATGATTCAGGATTCTCGTTCCTTTGATGATGTTCTTTTTGAAGCACAAAAGCTCGGTTATGCAGAAGCAGACCCAACGTCAGACGTTGAAGGCATTGATGCGGCACGGAAAATGGCGATTTTGGCGACATTGGGTTTTTCAATGAACGTCGGTTTGCAGGATGTGGATATTAAAGGCATTTCTCAAGTGTCTGGTGAGGATTTGGCATTCAGCAAAAAAATGGGCTACGTGATGAAACTGATCGGCATTGCCGAGCGTGATGGTGATGAGATTGAGATCTCCGTTCAACCGACCCTTCTTCCAGCAACGCATCCATTAGCGGCCGTGAATGACGAATTTAATGCCGTATATGTATATGGGGAGTCTGTAGGTGAAACGATGTTTTATGGCCCTGGGGCAGGGAAATTGCCGACCGCCACTGCTGTTGTTTCAGATGTCATTGCTGTGATTAAAAACATGCGTCTAGGTGTAAGTGGCAAGACGGTTGTCACGCCTCAATATGAAAAGAAATTAAAAAGTGATGAGTCCATTCGATCAAAATACTTTTTCCGCCTGAGAGTAAAGGACGAAGTTGGCGTCTTCTCAAAAATGACACAGCTTTTTGCCGCGAATAATATAGGCTTTGAACGCATTATGCAACTGCCGTTAGAAGACGAACCAGGCATCGCTGAAATTGTTTTGATTACGCACTCGGCACAAAAGTCAGCGTACGAACGTATCGTTAATGAACTAAATGATTTAGATGTCGTTTTTCAAATTAATAGCAGCTATCGTGTGGAAGGGGAATAA
- the thrC gene encoding threonine synthase — protein sequence MWNGLIHEFKNDLPVSEKTPALSLQEGNTPLLPLHTLSKELGIDLHVKYEGANPTGSFKDRGMVMAVAKAKEEGSEAVICASTGNTSAAAAAYAARAGLRCVVVIPEGKIALGKLAQAVMYGAEVVSIEGNFDEALKMVRKISESGRYTLVNSVNPYRIEGQKTSAFEICNQLGSAPDVLAIPVGNAGNITAYWKGFKEYNEKHATGLPIVHGFQAEGAASIVYDKIIEQPETIATAIRIGNPASRKQAVAALNESNGFISAVTDEEILHAYKTLTRKEGVFAEPASNASIAGVFKHVEEGKIKQGSRVVAVLTGNGLKDPGVAIDHAGVEVKKLPNDENVVADYIEGLVSAT from the coding sequence ATGTGGAACGGACTAATTCATGAATTTAAAAATGATCTTCCAGTATCCGAAAAAACGCCAGCTCTTTCTTTACAAGAGGGAAATACCCCTCTTCTTCCGCTTCATACTCTTTCCAAAGAGCTTGGAATTGACCTGCATGTAAAGTATGAAGGCGCCAACCCAACTGGTTCATTTAAAGACCGCGGCATGGTGATGGCCGTTGCGAAAGCAAAGGAAGAGGGCAGTGAAGCGGTCATCTGTGCGTCAACCGGCAATACGTCTGCTGCCGCAGCTGCCTATGCTGCGCGAGCTGGGTTACGCTGCGTTGTTGTCATACCAGAAGGGAAAATCGCCCTTGGGAAGCTTGCGCAAGCTGTTATGTATGGCGCAGAAGTTGTCTCTATTGAAGGCAATTTTGACGAAGCGCTTAAAATGGTGCGTAAAATTTCAGAATCAGGTCGTTACACACTCGTAAACTCTGTAAATCCTTATCGAATTGAAGGCCAGAAAACAAGTGCCTTTGAAATTTGCAATCAGCTAGGGAGCGCGCCAGATGTTCTTGCAATTCCAGTCGGGAATGCGGGGAACATTACCGCTTACTGGAAAGGGTTTAAGGAATACAATGAAAAGCATGCCACAGGCTTGCCAATCGTGCACGGTTTCCAAGCAGAAGGTGCCGCATCCATTGTGTATGACAAAATAATTGAACAACCAGAAACCATTGCAACAGCGATTCGGATAGGAAACCCAGCAAGTCGTAAGCAGGCTGTAGCGGCGTTAAATGAATCGAATGGCTTTATTAGTGCAGTGACAGATGAAGAAATTCTTCATGCTTACAAAACGCTGACACGTAAAGAAGGGGTTTTCGCAGAGCCAGCGTCAAATGCATCGATTGCAGGTGTGTTTAAGCATGTGGAAGAAGGCAAGATCAAGCAAGGCTCTAGGGTGGTTGCTGTTCTAACGGGCAATGGCTTGAAAGATCCAGGTGTGGCCATTGATCATGCAGGGGTCGAAGTGAAAAAGCTACCAAATGATGAGAATGTGGTTGCCGATTATATTGAAGGATTGGTGTCAGCGACATGA
- a CDS encoding cytosolic protein, whose amino-acid sequence MTEQYSDFKNVEAMRNQLTPEQLPEGPYGSPRNKYTPVINKSTPWKDGQRYLSAFNYNDKEAHQDTMRQMPGAHPPHDDPDRTEQNPDAPK is encoded by the coding sequence ATGACTGAGCAGTATAGCGACTTTAAAAATGTAGAAGCCATGCGAAATCAGCTCACGCCTGAACAATTGCCAGAAGGCCCCTATGGGTCTCCACGCAATAAATACACACCCGTCATCAACAAAAGCACTCCATGGAAGGATGGGCAGCGTTACTTGAGTGCATTTAATTACAACGACAAAGAAGCGCACCAAGATACGATGCGCCAAATGCCTGGAGCCCATCCTCCCCATGACGATCCCGATCGCACAGAGCAAAATCCTGATGCGCCGAAATAA
- a CDS encoding YuzB family protein: protein MNPMVEFCVSNLANGSQKALELLEKDPNLDVIEYGCLSYCSVCATSLYALVNGEVVTADTPESLVERIYEHIEENPMF, encoded by the coding sequence ATGAATCCAATGGTTGAATTTTGTGTGAGCAATTTGGCCAATGGGTCCCAAAAAGCATTGGAACTTTTGGAAAAAGACCCGAATTTAGATGTGATCGAATATGGATGTTTAAGCTATTGCAGTGTGTGCGCAACTTCATTATATGCCTTAGTGAACGGTGAGGTTGTGACTGCAGATACACCAGAATCCTTAGTGGAACGCATTTATGAGCATATAGAAGAAAACCCGATGTTCTAA
- the dapF gene encoding diaminopimelate epimerase has product MKRTLPFVKMEALGNNYIYLDCIGEDLPTLVWEDVAVDVSDRNTGIGSDGLILMMPSTKADLRMRVFNMDGSEAKNCGNGLRCVAKLFFDRGYSNGKKQFTIETLSGVVIATVISTARNEAKTIEINMGYPQLEAEQIPFLHEQKNEPLISYPLHMDNNTWHATMVSMGNPHAVIFVDSIAKAPVETVGKKLATDVRFPEGVNVEFVQKVSESEYHFAVWERGSGRTRACGTGACAAGVAAVLLGHANRDEDLLIHLEGGELQIRWNAEGEVIMTGDARIICAGDYYM; this is encoded by the coding sequence ATGAAAAGAACGCTGCCTTTTGTGAAAATGGAAGCTCTTGGGAACAATTATATTTATTTGGACTGCATTGGAGAGGACCTTCCAACTCTCGTTTGGGAGGATGTTGCGGTGGACGTTTCTGATCGCAATACTGGCATTGGATCTGATGGCCTCATCTTAATGATGCCTTCAACAAAAGCAGATCTACGTATGCGTGTGTTTAATATGGATGGAAGCGAAGCGAAAAATTGTGGCAATGGTTTGCGCTGTGTGGCTAAACTCTTTTTTGATCGAGGGTACTCGAATGGAAAAAAACAATTCACGATCGAAACATTGTCCGGCGTAGTGATAGCGACTGTCATATCTACAGCTAGAAATGAAGCAAAGACCATTGAGATTAATATGGGTTATCCACAATTAGAGGCAGAACAAATTCCTTTTTTACATGAGCAAAAAAATGAGCCGCTTATTTCATATCCCTTGCACATGGACAATAACACATGGCATGCAACAATGGTGTCTATGGGCAATCCGCATGCGGTGATTTTCGTAGATAGTATTGCAAAAGCTCCTGTTGAAACCGTCGGTAAGAAGCTGGCGACGGATGTCAGATTTCCCGAAGGTGTGAATGTCGAGTTTGTTCAAAAGGTTTCTGAGAGCGAATACCATTTTGCAGTTTGGGAACGTGGGTCTGGCCGAACAAGAGCATGTGGAACTGGAGCGTGTGCAGCTGGCGTAGCAGCGGTTCTTCTCGGTCATGCCAATAGAGATGAAGATTTGCTCATCCACTTAGAAGGTGGAGAATTGCAAATTAGATGGAATGCAGAAGGAGAAGTCATCATGACAGGTGATGCACGTATAATTTGTGCGGGGGATTATTATATGTAA
- a CDS encoding TIGR01457 family HAD-type hydrolase, producing the protein MKTYKGYLIDLDGTMYKGSEEIAEATRFVSRLREKQMDYLFVTNNSTKRPEEVAAKLQSFGVPAEAKHVITTSMATAHFIKERDKGRSVYFIGQEGLKVALEKEGLSYEETHPDYVVVGLDQEVTYEKLAKACLAVRNGATFISTNSDRALVTERGFLPGNGAITSVVEISTGQAPIFIGKPEAIIVEQAMERLGLPKEDVVMVGDNYDTDILAGIRAGIDTLLVHTGVTKKEHLLNVQQAPTWVVDTLDEVPV; encoded by the coding sequence ATGAAAACCTACAAAGGCTACTTGATCGATCTAGATGGCACGATGTATAAAGGCTCAGAAGAAATAGCTGAAGCGACTAGATTTGTGTCTCGTCTGCGGGAAAAACAAATGGATTATTTATTTGTGACGAACAATTCAACAAAACGACCAGAAGAGGTTGCTGCCAAGCTACAATCATTTGGCGTTCCAGCAGAAGCGAAACACGTCATTACAACCAGTATGGCTACAGCTCATTTCATTAAGGAACGAGACAAAGGGCGTTCAGTGTACTTTATTGGGCAAGAAGGGTTAAAGGTCGCTCTTGAAAAAGAAGGCTTGTCCTATGAAGAGACCCACCCAGATTATGTCGTGGTCGGTCTCGATCAAGAAGTGACGTATGAGAAACTCGCAAAAGCATGTTTAGCTGTAAGGAACGGCGCCACATTTATTTCAACAAATTCCGATCGAGCGCTTGTGACAGAACGAGGCTTTTTGCCTGGCAATGGCGCGATCACATCGGTTGTCGAAATATCAACAGGTCAGGCACCTATTTTTATAGGAAAGCCGGAAGCCATTATTGTCGAACAAGCAATGGAACGTCTCGGGTTGCCTAAAGAAGACGTCGTTATGGTTGGTGACAATTATGATACCGACATTTTGGCAGGCATTCGTGCGGGGATCGATACTCTTCTTGTCCATACAGGCGTGACGAAGAAAGAGCACCTATTAAATGTGCAGCAAGCCCCAACCTGGGTGGTTGATACACTTGACGAAGTTCCCGTTTAG
- a CDS encoding DUF1462 family protein, with amino-acid sequence MKQKASLLVIGRHAPCPSCVSSPSSVETHEWLNAAISRKFPDQPFESQYIDVDNQMELEEDIQAYVQAVLNDDYFYPLVVLNNTIVAEGVPRLKPIIKAFEDIGYVPQTDLRS; translated from the coding sequence ATGAAACAAAAAGCTTCGTTGCTTGTGATTGGCAGACATGCGCCATGTCCAAGCTGTGTGTCTTCTCCGTCCTCAGTTGAGACGCATGAATGGCTAAATGCTGCTATTTCTCGAAAGTTCCCAGATCAACCATTTGAGAGTCAATACATTGATGTGGATAATCAAATGGAGTTAGAAGAAGACATACAGGCTTATGTGCAGGCGGTTCTCAATGATGACTATTTTTATCCGCTGGTTGTCCTAAACAACACAATTGTTGCTGAAGGTGTCCCACGATTAAAGCCTATTATCAAAGCATTTGAAGATATTGGGTATGTCCCTCAAACCGATTTGAGAAGTTAA
- a CDS encoding phosphatidylglycerophosphatase A family protein, whose amino-acid sequence MNESCLLYQEAFAALQRRGVTLDDIADLVYFLQEPYHPGLKRQVCLHNVERVIRKREVQNAIVTGIALDELAENDQLNEPLLQTIKNDESLYGIDEVIALSIVNVYGSIGFTNYGYIDKVKPGILARLNDKSSGECHTFLDDIVGAIAAAASSRLAHSAEVNS is encoded by the coding sequence ATGAACGAATCCTGTTTACTTTATCAAGAGGCCTTTGCTGCACTGCAAAGACGTGGTGTGACGCTAGACGACATTGCCGATCTAGTCTATTTTTTGCAAGAGCCTTATCATCCAGGACTAAAAAGACAGGTATGCCTGCACAATGTTGAACGAGTCATTCGCAAACGTGAAGTACAAAATGCGATTGTCACAGGCATTGCATTGGACGAATTAGCTGAAAATGACCAGCTGAATGAGCCTTTATTGCAAACGATAAAAAACGATGAAAGTCTTTATGGGATAGATGAAGTGATTGCCCTTTCCATCGTCAACGTCTATGGATCGATTGGCTTTACAAATTACGGCTATATCGATAAGGTGAAACCTGGGATTTTAGCACGATTGAATGACAAAAGCTCGGGTGAATGCCATACGTTTTTAGATGATATTGTTGGAGCCATTGCCGCTGCTGCATCCAGTCGGCTTGCTCATAGTGCAGAGGTGAACTCCTAA
- a CDS encoding NAD(P)/FAD-dependent oxidoreductase, whose amino-acid sequence MKVDVIGLNRPKIVILGAGYGGIMTAVRLQKDLKVDEADVVLVNKHNYHYQTTWLHENAAGTLHHDKTRIPIADCISKSKTTFVQDTVVKVVPDEKRVILANGELTYDYLVVGLGFESETFGIKGLKEHAFSISSINAARMIREHIEYQFAVYNNEKERRDERLTLIVGGAGFTGIEFVGELANRVPQLCKEYDIPREKVRIINVEAAPTALPGFDPELVEYAMNLLESKGVEFKIGTMIKECTPEGIVVEKDEKVEEIKASTVVWAAGVRGSDIVDESGFETMRGRVKVRKDMRDPNRDEVFIVGDCALIINEETNRPYPPTAQIAIQQASTVSHNLTSLIRGKQELETFTPDLKGTVASLGEGEAIGVIFGNKKIFGRTASMMKKVIDNRYLMMLGGIPMVLKKGKLKMF is encoded by the coding sequence ATGAAGGTGGATGTGATAGGGTTGAATAGACCAAAAATTGTTATCTTGGGAGCAGGTTATGGGGGCATTATGACTGCGGTTCGTTTACAAAAGGATCTTAAAGTGGACGAAGCCGATGTTGTATTGGTGAACAAGCACAATTATCATTATCAAACCACGTGGCTTCACGAAAATGCGGCTGGTACGCTACACCACGACAAAACAAGAATCCCAATTGCGGATTGTATTTCTAAAAGCAAAACAACATTTGTACAAGATACCGTTGTTAAAGTCGTTCCAGACGAAAAAAGAGTCATTCTTGCAAACGGCGAGCTGACTTACGATTATCTAGTGGTAGGACTTGGGTTCGAATCAGAAACGTTCGGCATTAAAGGCTTGAAGGAGCATGCATTCAGCATCTCAAGCATTAACGCTGCACGGATGATCCGTGAGCATATTGAATACCAATTTGCTGTGTATAACAACGAGAAGGAACGCCGCGATGAGCGCCTTACCCTTATTGTTGGTGGGGCCGGATTTACAGGCATTGAATTTGTCGGTGAATTGGCGAATCGAGTTCCACAACTTTGCAAAGAGTATGATATTCCGAGAGAAAAAGTACGTATTATCAATGTTGAGGCAGCACCGACAGCACTTCCAGGCTTTGATCCAGAGCTTGTTGAATATGCGATGAATTTGCTTGAAAGCAAAGGTGTTGAATTCAAAATTGGTACAATGATTAAGGAATGTACACCTGAAGGCATCGTTGTTGAAAAAGACGAGAAGGTAGAAGAAATTAAAGCCTCTACAGTGGTATGGGCAGCTGGTGTCCGTGGTAGCGACATCGTTGATGAATCTGGATTTGAAACAATGAGAGGTCGTGTCAAGGTTCGTAAAGATATGCGTGACCCGAACCGTGATGAGGTCTTTATCGTAGGTGATTGTGCGCTTATCATCAATGAAGAAACAAATCGACCATATCCACCGACGGCACAAATTGCGATTCAACAGGCGTCTACCGTTTCGCACAACCTCACTTCCCTTATTCGTGGCAAGCAAGAGCTTGAAACATTTACACCTGACTTAAAAGGAACTGTTGCCTCTTTAGGTGAAGGGGAAGCCATTGGTGTCATCTTTGGAAACAAAAAGATCTTTGGCAGAACAGCGTCAATGATGAAGAAAGTCATCGACAATCGTTATCTAATGATGCTTGGCGGCATCCCAATGGTCTTGAAAAAAGGCAAACTAAAAATGTTTTAA
- a CDS encoding YutD family protein produces MIQIQGNQYEIIENFREAFKEDVFKERYSDILNKYDYIVGDWGYNQLRLRGFYDDDQNKAPFDKKISTLQDYLYEYCNFGCPYFVLGRRKA; encoded by the coding sequence TTGATCCAGATCCAAGGAAATCAATATGAAATCATAGAAAACTTCAGAGAAGCGTTTAAAGAAGACGTTTTTAAAGAAAGATATAGCGATATCTTGAACAAATACGATTACATCGTAGGCGATTGGGGATACAACCAGTTAAGACTAAGAGGCTTTTACGACGACGACCAAAACAAAGCCCCCTTCGACAAAAAAATAAGCACCCTACAAGATTACCTATACGAGTACTGCAACTTCGGCTGCCCCTATTTTGTGTTGGGGAGAAGAAAAGCGTAG